A genomic stretch from Enterobacter dykesii includes:
- a CDS encoding arginine repressor produces MMDYEEYSPKEQLQLTVCQRLIAEKSYLSQEEIRRDLQERGFETISQSTVSRLLKLLGVIKIRNAKGLKIYSLNPQLRPAPDAARTVSEMVVSVEHNSEFILVHTVAGYGRAVARILDYHQLPEILGVVAGSSIVWVAPRVVKRTALVHKQINYLLRTH; encoded by the coding sequence ATGATGGATTACGAAGAGTACTCTCCCAAAGAGCAACTACAGCTGACGGTCTGCCAGCGCCTGATCGCAGAAAAGAGCTATCTCTCTCAGGAGGAGATCCGCCGGGATTTGCAGGAGCGTGGTTTTGAGACCATCAGCCAGTCCACCGTTTCACGTCTGCTTAAATTGCTCGGCGTCATAAAAATTCGAAATGCCAAAGGGCTAAAGATTTATTCGCTGAATCCCCAGCTGCGCCCTGCCCCCGACGCCGCGCGTACCGTGTCCGAAATGGTGGTCAGCGTCGAGCACAATAGCGAGTTTATCCTTGTGCACACCGTCGCCGGATATGGCCGCGCGGTGGCGCGTATTCTGGATTATCACCAGCTACCGGAAATTTTAGGCGTGGTGGCTGGCAGCAGTATCGTCTGGGTCGCTCCCCGGGTCGTGAAGCGCACCGCGCTGGTGCATAAGCAAATTAATTATTTACTCAGAACGCATTAA
- the pyrB gene encoding aspartate carbamoyltransferase, producing MNPLYQKHIISINDLSREELELVLETAAKLKANPQPELLKHKVIASCFFEASTRTRLSFETSMHRLGASVVGFSDSSNTSLGKKGETLADTISVISTYVDAIVMRHPQEGAARLATEFSGGIPVLNAGDGANQHPTQTLLDLFTIQETQGKLENLNIAMVGDLKYGRTVHSLTQALAKFNGNRFFFIAPDALAMPQYILDMLDEKGIQWSLHASIEEVMSHVDILYMTRVQKERLDPSEYANVKAQFVLRASDLEGARDNMKVLHPLPRIDEITTDVDKTPHAWYFQQAGNGIFARQALLALVLNRELAL from the coding sequence ATGAATCCGCTTTATCAAAAACACATCATTTCCATAAACGACCTCAGCCGCGAAGAGCTGGAACTGGTTCTGGAAACCGCGGCAAAACTGAAGGCCAATCCGCAACCGGAGCTGCTGAAGCACAAGGTGATTGCGAGCTGCTTCTTTGAAGCCTCGACCCGCACCCGTCTCTCCTTTGAGACCTCCATGCACCGCCTGGGCGCGAGCGTGGTGGGCTTCTCGGACAGCAGCAACACGTCGCTGGGTAAAAAAGGCGAAACCCTGGCGGATACCATTTCAGTAATCAGCACCTACGTCGACGCGATTGTGATGCGTCATCCGCAGGAGGGCGCGGCGCGCCTGGCGACCGAGTTCTCCGGCGGCATTCCGGTGCTGAACGCCGGTGACGGTGCCAACCAGCATCCGACGCAGACCCTGCTGGATCTGTTCACCATTCAGGAGACGCAGGGCAAGCTCGAGAACCTGAACATCGCCATGGTTGGCGACCTGAAGTATGGCCGCACCGTCCACTCCCTGACCCAGGCGCTGGCGAAATTTAACGGCAACCGCTTCTTCTTCATCGCGCCTGACGCGCTGGCGATGCCACAATACATTCTCGACATGCTGGATGAGAAAGGCATTCAGTGGAGCCTGCACGCCAGCATCGAAGAGGTGATGAGCCACGTGGATATTCTGTACATGACCCGCGTGCAGAAAGAGCGTCTGGATCCGTCCGAGTACGCCAACGTGAAGGCGCAGTTCGTGCTGCGCGCCAGCGACCTTGAGGGCGCGCGCGACAACATGAAGGTGCTGCACCCGCTTCCGCGCATCGATGAGATCACCACAGACGTGGACAAGACGCCGCACGCCTGGTACTTCCAGCAGGCCGGAAACGGCATCTTCGCCCGCCAGGCGTTACTGGCACTGGTTCTGAATCGCGAATTGGCACTGTAA
- a CDS encoding beta-N-acetylhexosaminidase: MLRYSLLTAGLMLGASAFAAPAGDLPLMPWPAKVERPTTQGALVLSNNVSISVSGDDLGDAVNRLRQRIALQTGWTLQPQAEKPDKPTIRIAIAKKVKPQPLPDSDESYRLTVDANGVDISANTRFGALRAMETLLQLMQNGAENTSLPWVTIEDSPRFPWRGLLLDSARHFIPLSDIKRQIDGMAAAKLNVLHWHLTDDQGWRFSSKRYPKLTQLASDGLFYTPEQMREVVRYAAERGIRVVPEIDMPGHASAIAVAYPELMSAPGPYAMERHWGVLKPVLDPTKEATYAFADAMVSELAAIFPDPYLHIGGDEVDDTQWKANPAIQQFMRDNRLADSHALQAYFNRKLETILEKHHRQMVGWDEIYHPDLPKSILIQSWQGQDALGQVAQNGYKGILSTGFYLDQPQSTAYHYRNEIVPQGLNGVDVIADTDSVQSWAFSMPRLKGKPVEGSFTLVKGDAGWRGFIDFAGKSRRAVQDIEWRDDNQVTFTVDTWMGETRPVVSVDNDKLTGYFLVGNTRYPISGTRLDAVPKGIPPVVPDVANQANLLGGEAALWAENVVAPVLDIRLWPRTFAVAERLWSAQDVNDVDNMYTRLQAMDSWSTVSVGLQQHTQQQVQFTRLAGNADTLPLQILAQAVEPAQYYTRQHLKFQAGNYHQFEPLNRFADALNAESATVRQMNKWADRLVSDAEDAESADALRHVFNRWQNNTSDALALSENSYQLKGMKPVIQEVDKLASIGLRLTDLVARQGTLDDKEIASIQSELDNAAKVQDEVVIAAVYPLETLLRATRNQ, from the coding sequence ATGTTACGGTACAGTCTCTTAACCGCCGGGCTGATGCTCGGCGCCTCTGCCTTTGCCGCCCCGGCAGGCGATCTCCCCCTGATGCCCTGGCCTGCGAAGGTTGAACGCCCGACGACCCAGGGCGCGCTGGTGCTCAGCAACAACGTATCCATTAGCGTCAGCGGGGACGATCTCGGTGACGCCGTCAACCGCCTGCGCCAGCGCATTGCCCTGCAAACCGGCTGGACGCTGCAGCCGCAGGCTGAAAAGCCAGACAAACCGACTATCCGCATTGCCATCGCTAAAAAGGTAAAACCGCAGCCGCTGCCGGACAGCGATGAAAGCTATAGGCTCACGGTAGACGCCAACGGCGTCGATATCTCCGCTAACACCCGCTTCGGCGCGCTGCGCGCCATGGAAACGCTGCTCCAGCTGATGCAGAACGGCGCGGAAAACACCTCGCTGCCGTGGGTCACCATTGAAGATTCGCCGCGCTTCCCGTGGCGTGGGCTGCTGCTCGACTCGGCGCGTCACTTTATCCCGCTGTCGGATATCAAACGTCAGATCGACGGCATGGCCGCGGCGAAGCTCAACGTCCTGCACTGGCACCTGACCGACGACCAGGGCTGGCGTTTCAGCTCGAAGCGCTATCCTAAGCTGACGCAGCTTGCCAGCGACGGGCTGTTCTACACGCCTGAACAGATGCGTGAGGTGGTGCGCTACGCCGCCGAGCGCGGTATCCGCGTGGTGCCGGAGATCGACATGCCGGGCCACGCCTCGGCGATTGCCGTAGCCTATCCGGAGCTGATGAGCGCCCCGGGGCCATACGCAATGGAGCGCCACTGGGGCGTGCTGAAGCCGGTGCTGGATCCCACAAAAGAGGCAACCTACGCCTTTGCTGACGCGATGGTTAGCGAACTGGCGGCGATCTTCCCCGATCCGTATCTGCATATCGGCGGTGACGAGGTGGATGACACCCAGTGGAAAGCGAACCCGGCCATTCAACAGTTTATGCGCGACAACAGGCTGGCGGACAGCCACGCGCTGCAGGCGTACTTCAACCGTAAACTGGAGACGATCCTTGAGAAGCATCACCGGCAGATGGTCGGCTGGGACGAGATCTACCATCCCGACCTGCCGAAAAGCATTCTGATCCAGTCCTGGCAGGGCCAGGACGCGCTGGGGCAGGTGGCGCAGAACGGCTACAAGGGCATTCTCTCCACCGGTTTCTATCTCGACCAGCCCCAGTCCACCGCCTATCACTACCGCAACGAAATTGTCCCGCAGGGTCTGAACGGCGTGGATGTGATTGCAGACACCGACAGCGTCCAGAGCTGGGCCTTTTCCATGCCGCGCCTGAAGGGCAAGCCGGTGGAGGGGAGCTTCACGCTGGTGAAAGGGGACGCAGGCTGGCGCGGATTTATTGATTTTGCCGGGAAATCGCGCCGCGCGGTGCAGGATATTGAATGGCGTGACGACAACCAGGTGACCTTCACCGTCGACACCTGGATGGGCGAGACGCGCCCGGTGGTCTCCGTCGATAACGACAAGCTCACCGGCTATTTCCTGGTGGGGAATACGCGTTACCCAATCAGCGGCACGCGTCTGGACGCGGTGCCGAAAGGCATTCCGCCCGTCGTGCCGGACGTGGCGAATCAGGCCAACCTGCTCGGCGGTGAAGCCGCGCTGTGGGCGGAAAACGTGGTGGCGCCGGTGCTGGATATCCGCCTGTGGCCGCGCACCTTTGCGGTGGCGGAGCGGCTGTGGTCCGCGCAGGACGTCAACGATGTCGACAACATGTACACCCGCCTGCAGGCGATGGACAGCTGGTCGACGGTGTCGGTCGGGCTGCAGCAGCATACCCAGCAGCAGGTGCAGTTCACGCGCCTTGCCGGTAATGCCGACACGCTGCCGCTGCAGATCCTCGCGCAGGCGGTAGAGCCCGCGCAGTATTACACCCGCCAGCACCTGAAGTTCCAGGCCGGAAACTACCATCAGTTCGAACCGCTCAACCGCTTCGCCGATGCGCTGAACGCCGAAAGCGCCACCGTGCGCCAGATGAACAAATGGGCGGACCGCCTGGTGAGCGATGCGGAAGACGCGGAAAGCGCCGACGCGCTGCGCCACGTTTTCAATCGGTGGCAGAACAACACCAGCGACGCGCTGGCGCTAAGCGAAAACAGCTATCAGCTGAAGGGGATGAAGCCAGTGATTCAGGAGGTGGATAAGCTGGCCTCCATTGGCCTGAGGCTGACGGATCTGGTGGCGCGCCAGGGCACGCTGGATGATAAAGAGATAGCCTCGATTCAGAGCGAGCTGGATAACGCGGCGAAGGTTCAGGACGAGGTGGTGATTGCGGCGGTCTATCCGCTGGAGACGCTGCTCAGGGCGACGAGGAATCAGTAG
- the pyrI gene encoding aspartate carbamoyltransferase regulatory subunit has product MTHDNKLQVEAIKRGTVIDHIPAQVGFKLLTLFKLTETDQRITIGLNLPSGEMGRKDLIKIENTFLTDEQVNQLSLYAPDATVNRIDEYEVVGKSRPSLPDRIESVLVCPNSNCISHAEPVSSSFAVKKRADDIALKCKYCEKEFSHYVVLAN; this is encoded by the coding sequence ATGACACACGATAACAAACTCCAGGTTGAAGCCATCAAGCGCGGCACCGTGATTGACCACATCCCTGCGCAGGTGGGCTTTAAGCTGCTGACGCTGTTCAAACTGACCGAAACCGACCAGCGCATCACCATCGGCCTGAACCTGCCGTCGGGCGAGATGGGCCGCAAGGACCTGATTAAAATCGAGAACACCTTCCTGACCGACGAGCAGGTCAACCAGCTGTCGCTGTACGCGCCGGACGCCACCGTCAACCGCATCGACGAGTATGAAGTTGTCGGTAAATCCCGCCCGAGCCTGCCGGATCGCATCGAAAGCGTGCTGGTCTGCCCGAACAGCAACTGCATCAGTCACGCTGAGCCGGTTTCTTCCAGTTTTGCAGTGAAAAAACGCGCCGATGACATCGCGCTCAAATGCAAATACTGTGAAAAAGAGTTTTCTCATTATGTGGTGCTGGCCAACTAA
- a CDS encoding pyrBI operon leader peptide: protein MVKRVRHNVLPRLKSDAGLPFFFPLLNLFPEPLI from the coding sequence ATGGTCAAGCGTGTACGACATAACGTCTTACCGCGTCTGAAATCAGACGCTGGCCTGCCGTTTTTCTTCCCGTTGCTAAATCTATTCCCAGAGCCCCTCATTTGA
- the ridA gene encoding 2-iminobutanoate/2-iminopropanoate deaminase produces the protein MSKVLATENAPAAIGPYVQGVDLGSMIITSGQIPVNPKTGAVPEDVAAQARQSLENVQAIVESAGLKVGDIVKTTVFVKDLNDFATVNATYEAFFTEHNATFPARSCVEVARLPKDVKIEIEAIAVRR, from the coding sequence ATGAGCAAAGTACTCGCGACGGAAAATGCACCAGCGGCTATCGGCCCTTACGTTCAGGGCGTTGATCTGGGTAGCATGATCATCACTTCCGGTCAGATCCCGGTGAACCCAAAAACCGGCGCGGTGCCGGAAGACGTCGCGGCACAGGCGCGTCAGTCGCTGGAAAACGTGCAGGCTATCGTTGAATCTGCCGGTCTGAAAGTGGGCGATATCGTGAAAACCACCGTTTTCGTGAAGGATCTGAACGATTTCGCGACCGTTAACGCCACTTACGAAGCGTTCTTCACCGAGCACAACGCCACCTTCCCGGCGCGCTCCTGCGTGGAAGTGGCCCGTCTGCCAAAAGACGTGAAAATTGAAATCGAAGCGATTGCGGTACGTCGCTAA